One Equus asinus isolate D_3611 breed Donkey chromosome 26, EquAss-T2T_v2, whole genome shotgun sequence genomic window carries:
- the LRP3 gene encoding low-density lipoprotein receptor-related protein 3 produces MEKRAAAGPEGAPGARAQLAVVCLVNIVLTGRLSSAVPALAACSGKLEQHTERRGVIYSPAWPLNYPPGTNCSWYIQGDRGDMITISFRNFDVEESHQCSLDWLMLGPAAPPRQEAFRLCGSAIPPAFISARDHVWIFFHSDASSSGQAQGFRLSYIRGKLGQASCQADEFRCDNGKCLPGPWQCNTVDECGDGSDEGNCSAPASEPPGSLCPGGTFPCSGLRSTRCLPAERRCDGTQDCGDGSDEAGCPDLACGRRLGSFYGSFASPDLFGAARGPSDLHCTWLVDTQDPRRVLLQLELRLGYDDYVQVYEGLGERGDRLLQTLSYRSNHRPVSLEAAQGRLTVAYHARARSAGHGFNATYQVKGYCLPWEQPCGSSGDGDAGDPGEQGCFSEPQRCDGWWHCASGRDEQGCPACPPDQYPCEGGSGLCYAPADRCNNQKSCPDGADEKNCFSCQPGTFHCGTNLCIFETWRCDGQEDCQDGSDEHGCLAAVPRKVITAALIGSLVCGLLLVIALGCAFKLYSLRTQEYRAFETQMTRLEAEFVRREAPPSYGQLIAQGLIPPVEDFPVYSASQASVLQNLRTAMRRQMRRHASRRGPSRRRLGRLWNRLFHRPRAPRGQIPLLTAARTSQTVLGDGLLQPAPGAAPDPPAPRTDTGSPGAAGDGLPSAHCHAPEVGPSVPAPLGLREPECGPVDKDRKACRDPLVDSPAPMDTPRELCLAQDPQPPAPTASSTLGPHPPEPLGVCRSPPPPCSPALEASDDEALLVC; encoded by the exons TGAACATCGTCCTCACGGGGCGGCTCAGCAGCGCGGTTCCTGCCTTAG CTGCCTGCAGTGGGAAACTGGAGCAGCACACTGAGCGGCGTGGCGTCATCTACAGCCCCGCCTGGCCCCTCAACTACCCGCCTGGCACGAACTGCAGCTGGTACATCCAGGGCGACCGTGGGGACATGATCACCATCAG CTTCCGCAACTTTGACGTGGAGGAGTCTCACCAGTGCTCCCTGGACTGGCTCATGCTGGGCccggcggccccgccccgccaggAGGCCTTCCGGCTCTGCGGCTCCGCCATCCCGCCCGCCTTCATCTCTGCCCGGGACCACGTCTGGATCTTCTTCCACTCTGACGCATCCAGCTCCGGCCAGGCCCAGGGCTTCCGTCTCTCATACATCCGAG GGAAGCTGGGCCAAGCATCGTGTCAGGCAGATGAGTTCCGCTGTGACAACGGCAAGTGCCTGCCGGGCCCGTGGCAGTGCAACACCGTGGATGAGTGTGGCGACGGCTCGGACGAGGGCAACTGCTCTGCGCCAGCCTCGGAGCCGCCGGGCAGCCTGTGCCCTGGGGGCACCTTCCCCTGCAGCGGGCTGCGCTCCACGCGCTGCCTGCCCGCAGAGCGGCGCTGCGACGGCACCCAGGACTGCGGCGACGGCTCCGATGAGGCCGGCTGCCCCGACCTGGCATGCGGCCGGAGGCTCGGCAGCTTCTATGGCTCCTTCGCCTCCCCCGACCTGTTCGGGGCGGCCCGTGGGCCCTCGGACCTTCACTGCACGTGGCTGGTGGACACGCAGGACCCGCGGCGCGTGCTGCTGCAGCTGGAGCTGCGGCTGGGGTACGACGACTACGTGCAGGTGTACGAGGGCCTGGGTGAGCGCGGGGACCGCCTGCTGCAGACGCTGTCCTACCGCAGCAACCACCGGCCCGTGAGCCTCGAGGCCGCCCAGGGCCGCCTTACTGTGGCTTACCACGCGCGCGCCCGCAGCGCCGGCCACGGCTTCAATGCCACCTACCAGGTGAAGGGCTACTGCCTCCCGTGGGAGCAGCCGTGCGGGAGCAGCGGCGACGGCGACGCGGGCGACCCCGGCGAGCAGGGCTGCTTCTCGGAGCCCCAGCGCTGTGACGGCTGGTGGCACTGTGCCAGCGGCCGCGACGAGCAGGGCTGCCCCGCCTGCCCGCCCGACCAGTACCCCTGTGAGGGCGGCAGCGGCCTGTGCTACGCGCCTGCCGACCGCTGCAACAACCAGAAGAGCTGCCCGGACGGCGCCGATGAGAAGAACTGCTTCTCCTGCCAGCCCGGCACTTTCCACTGCGGCACCAACCTGTGCATCTTCGAGACGTGGCGCTGCGACGGCCAGGAGGACTGCCAGGACGGCAGCGACGAGCACGGCTGCCTGGCGGCCGTGCCCCGCAAGGTCATCACGGCCGCGCTCATCGGCAGCCTAGTCTGCGGCCTGCTGCTCGTCATCGCCCTGGGCTGCGCCTTCAAGCTCTACTCCTTGCGCACGCAGGAGTACAG GGCCTTCGAGACGCAGATGACGCGCCTAGAGGCCGAGTTTGTGCGGCGGGAGGCGCCCCCGTCCTACGGGCAGCTCATCGCGCAGGGCCTCATCCCGCCCGTGGAGGACTTCCCGGTCTACAGCGCTTCCCAG GCCTCGGTGCTACAGAACCTTCGCACGGCCATGCGGCGGCAGATGCGCCGGCACGCCTCCCGCCGAGGGCCGTCCCGCCGCCGCCTTGGCCGCCTGTGGAACCGGCTCTTCCACCGGCCGCGGGCGCCGCGCGGACAGATCCCGCTGCTGACCGCCGCGCGCACCTCCCAGACGGTGCTGGGTGACGGGCTCCTCCAGCCGGCACCGGGAGCCGCCCCGGACCCGCCGGCACCACGGACGGACACAGGCAGCCCCGGAGCAGCTGGGGACGGGCTCCCCAGTGCCCACTGCCACGCTCCAGAGGTGGGACCTTCTGTGCCGGCCCCCTTGGGCCTGCGGGAGCCGGAGTGCGGGCCAGTGGACAAGGACAGAAAGGCCTGCAGGGACCCTCTGGTGGACAGCCCGGCTCCTATGGACACGCCTCGGGAGCTCTGCTTGGCCCAGgaccctcagcccccagcccccactgcCAGCAGCACCCTAGGACCCCACCCACCAGAGCCACTGGGTGTCTGCAGGAGCCCCCCGCCACCCTGCTCCCCAGCATTGGAGGCCAGTGACGACGAGGCCCTGTTGGTCTGCTGA